A genomic segment from Flavobacterium sp. 9R encodes:
- a CDS encoding enoyl-ACP reductase, producing the protein MYNLLKGKKGIIFGALDENSIAWKTAERVHEEGGIFVLTNAPASIRMGNIDQLASKTGAKVIPADATSVADLEKLVDEAMVILGGKIDFVLHSIGMSVNVRKGNHYTNQNYDFTEKGWNVSAVSFHKVLQVLYKKDAMNEWGSIVALSYMAAQRVFPDYNDMADNKAFLESIARSFGYFFGKKSKVRVNTISQSPTATKAGHGVKGFNGFINYSEKMAPLGNASALDCANYTVTLFSDLTRKVTLQNLMHDGGFSNVGVSQEIMEMFE; encoded by the coding sequence ATGTACAATTTACTAAAAGGAAAAAAAGGAATTATTTTTGGTGCTTTAGATGAAAATTCTATTGCTTGGAAAACAGCTGAACGTGTGCATGAAGAAGGTGGGATTTTTGTTTTAACAAATGCTCCAGCTTCTATCCGAATGGGAAACATTGATCAGTTAGCAAGCAAAACTGGTGCAAAAGTCATTCCTGCCGACGCCACTTCCGTAGCTGATCTAGAAAAATTAGTCGATGAAGCCATGGTTATTCTGGGAGGAAAAATCGACTTTGTATTGCATTCAATCGGAATGTCGGTAAATGTGCGCAAAGGCAATCATTACACCAATCAAAATTACGATTTTACAGAAAAGGGATGGAATGTTTCGGCAGTTTCATTTCACAAAGTACTGCAAGTGTTATACAAAAAAGACGCTATGAATGAATGGGGAAGTATTGTTGCTCTATCCTATATGGCGGCGCAACGTGTTTTTCCAGATTACAACGATATGGCCGATAACAAGGCTTTCTTAGAATCGATAGCGAGAAGCTTCGGGTATTTCTTTGGTAAAAAATCAAAAGTACGAGTAAATACGATTTCTCAATCTCCTACCGCTACTAAGGCGGGACATGGTGTGAAAGGATTTAATGGTTTTATCAATTATTCCGAAAAAATGGCGCCACTTGGTAACGCCTCTGCTTTAGATTGTGCCAATTATACCGTTACCTTGTTTTCTGATTTGACACGCAAAGTAACCTTGCAAAATTTAATGCACGATGGTGGTTTCTCCAACGTAGGGGTAAGCCAAGAAATAATGGAAATGTTTGAATAA
- the fabV gene encoding enoyl-ACP reductase FabV gives MIIEPRMRGFICLTSHPDGCEQNVKNQIEYIKSKGTIEGAKKVLVIGASTGFGLASRITSAFGSNAATIGVFFEKPAAEGKTASPGWYNSAAFEKEAHKAGLYAKSINGDAFSNEVKQQTIDLIKKDLGQVDLVVYSLASPVRQHPVTGVLHRSTLKPIGGVYTNKTVDFHSGKVSDISIQPCEGDDIENTVAVMGGEDWAMWMDALKAENLLAEGAMTVAYSYIGPSLTEAVYRKGTIGRAKDHLEATAFSIADSLKEINGKAFVSVNKALVTQASSAIPVIPLYISLLYKIMKEKGIHEGCIEQIQRLYSERLYSNEGIATDDKGRIRIDDWEMREDVQELVAKLWPEATTENLAEIGDLAGYRHDFYNLFGFEFDGVNYQAEANELVSVPSIV, from the coding sequence ATGATTATAGAACCAAGAATGAGAGGATTTATTTGTTTGACATCTCACCCAGATGGATGCGAACAAAATGTGAAAAATCAAATAGAATACATCAAATCAAAAGGAACTATTGAAGGTGCTAAAAAAGTGTTAGTGATAGGTGCTTCTACTGGATTTGGGTTGGCTTCAAGAATCACTAGTGCTTTCGGATCGAATGCTGCAACTATTGGTGTTTTCTTCGAAAAACCTGCTGCTGAAGGAAAAACAGCTTCTCCAGGTTGGTACAATTCTGCCGCTTTTGAAAAAGAAGCGCACAAAGCCGGTTTGTATGCGAAAAGTATTAATGGTGATGCTTTTTCTAATGAAGTGAAGCAACAAACGATTGATTTGATAAAAAAAGACTTAGGTCAAGTTGATTTAGTAGTCTATAGTTTGGCTTCTCCAGTGCGTCAACACCCAGTTACTGGTGTATTGCATCGTTCTACTTTAAAACCTATTGGAGGGGTTTATACAAACAAAACGGTTGATTTTCATTCTGGTAAAGTGTCCGATATTTCAATCCAACCTTGTGAAGGTGATGATATTGAAAACACCGTGGCTGTAATGGGTGGGGAAGATTGGGCGATGTGGATGGACGCTTTAAAAGCTGAAAACTTATTAGCCGAAGGAGCAATGACTGTCGCTTATTCTTATATCGGCCCTTCATTGACAGAAGCGGTTTATAGAAAAGGAACCATAGGAAGAGCTAAAGACCATCTAGAAGCAACAGCATTTTCTATTGCGGATAGTTTGAAAGAAATCAACGGAAAAGCTTTTGTTTCTGTTAACAAAGCATTGGTTACTCAGGCCAGTTCAGCTATTCCAGTAATTCCATTGTATATTTCATTGTTGTACAAAATCATGAAAGAAAAAGGAATTCACGAAGGTTGTATAGAACAAATTCAACGTTTGTACAGCGAACGTTTGTACAGCAACGAGGGAATCGCTACAGATGACAAAGGCAGAATTCGTATTGATGACTGGGAAATGAGAGAGGATGTTCAGGAATTAGTGGCTAAGTTATGGCCAGAAGCTACAACTGAAAATCTAGCGGAAATTGGAGACTTAGCGGGATACCGTCATGATTTCTACAACCTTTTTGGATTTGAGTTCGACGGGGTAAATTATCAAGCCGAAGCCAACGAGTTGGTAAGCGTACCTAGTATAGTTTAA